GTGTTGGCTGCGTGGCATTAATGGCCGGGCACAAACCCGGACATGCTGAGGTCAAACGCTTGTTTATAAAGCAAGACGCACGCGACCACGGCTTTGCGCGCAAACTGATGGAACAGCTGGAATCTGCTGCTGTCCAGCAGCATATTTCTTGTTTGCAGCTGGAAACCGGCATTCATCAGCCTGCCTCTCATGCACTTTATGTATCGATGGGATATCAGCAAATTCCGCCTTTTGGTGCATATCAGGCTGACCCGCTCAGCATGTTTTTTGAAAAACAGCTGAGCTGAAGACCGGTGCTTTACCAGCTTGCAGCTGATTTGTTAAATTAATGCCAGACAAAGGAGTATGAAACATGCAGATTGACCTGTCCCCTGCTGCCCACGGTCAGCCCGCTTGTCCGCGTTGTCACAGCCCCTTACGCACCATTGTGGTCCATGGGCATGAACAATGTGCAATCTGTAAATCAAATATTCTGGAATGCTGCTCTGGTGAGGTCTGCCAGCCTGACCGGCCTGCACCTAAACGCCCCTCTGATAAAAGCACTGTGACGATAAAAAGCTGATAGAGTATATCAAACACTTTGCGCCACCAGTTTTCGCCCTATTTCGATAAGTATGAGACAAAAACAACATTTGTTCCTACTGCCTATTTTTCTGCTGACCTTTATCTGTTTGTTGAATAACGGCCCGCTTCGGGCTGACCAGACAGACCCGCGTCTGCCGGGCCTGTTTAACAGTCTGAAAGACGCCCCAAACGCAAAAGCCGCAAAAACGACTGCTGATCGGATCTGGCGCATTTGGTCTGAAAATCCTGAAAATCAGCTCTTGACCAAAGTGCTGAATCAAGGGGTGATGCAAATGAATGCTGGTCGTCTGCGTGAAGCTGAACGGCTGTTCACCTCTGTGATAGAAGCAGACCCTGACTTTGCCGAAGCCTGGAACAAGCGGGCAACCGTATATTTCATCATGGGGGCCTATGATCTGTCCAAACGAGACATTGCGCAGACAATTGCGCGCGAGCCTCAGCATTTTGGCGCCTTATCAGGCCTTGGGCTTGTGGAAACACATATCGGCAATTATGAAGCAGCGCTGAAAGCCTATGAACAGGCTGCCGCCATCCATCCCTTCATGGAGGGGCATGAGGATATCGTCAGCGCATTAAAAAAGTTGGTCAAGGGAACAGCCCTATAGACGGCTTACAGGTCCGGGGGGCAAATACCCCCGAACACCAAAGCAGAGTCAGACAGAGCAGCCCCCTGTGCAACCAGAAGAACATCACCGCGGGAAACATCACCAGGGGGGAACATCACCGGGGGGACATCGTCGGGGGGAACATCACTGGAGGCAACAGCAGATGAGACCATTTTTTCTCCTCATCACCGCGATATTGGCGGTGTTTATCCTGATTTCAGCTCATGTCTATATGGGCAGTGGACTGTTTGCCGGTCTGTTCAGCTTTGCGATTTATTATCTGGCGTGGGAGCTCACCGTCTGCCAGTTACAATCTATTTTACGATCTGATCATCCAGAACAGCTGTCAGACCCGCGCTATGAGGTCCACATCACAACTGACTATTTGGACGACCAAAAACGGGACTAAGATATTTTCTTGTTCCTTTCTAAGATTATTTTGCTTTTCAATAGCCCTCATCCGTGATGAACTCTGCTGGATAATTCATCAAACGCCTGTGTTCAGGAGAGCGGTATCAACTCTGCCTACCCTTATGCCAGCAACCCTGTATTTCTGGCATTCTTTTTATATTCATTTGCGCTGGGAACGCTTTTTCCGCGTCTGGGTGATCTGCAGCTTCAGATGGGGCTCAGCGAGGGCGAACTAGGCCTGTCTCTAGTTGGCGCACCTCTCGGGGTTCAGCTGTCTTTACTGGCCGCTAATCATTTAGTGGCCCGGTTCAGCCTGGCTAAAGTAATGATCATCGGGCTGGGTCTGATTATGGCGGCTTATGTCGGGACAGCATTTGCAAGTACACCGGCAATATTTTTTATGCTGTTGTTCGTCATGGGCTTATCGGTCGGCATTCTTGAGGTTGCGGTGAATCTGGAGGCAGACCGGGTTGAATATGGCCTGAAGCAACGCATAATGAACCGCGCACATGCATTCTGGTCATTGGGATTTTTTGCTACTGGCCTGTTGGGGGCTGTGATGGCCCAGCTGGGCATCTCTGTTCTGGCTCATTTTGTCATCTTCGGTGTGGCTGTCCTGGTGCTGACTGTGCTGGGGTTTTCTGGCTATGTTCAGGCCCCCTTGCGCCCGACGGCTGAGACCGCAACCCCGAAATTTGTCAAACCAACAGCTGCCATTATGGTCCTGGTTTGTTTGACCTTGTCTGCTATGCTGGCAGAAGGATCGGCCATTGAATGGTCTGTTATCTATATGCGTGATGTCTTTGCCACACTGCCGCTGGTAAATGGCATGGCCCTCGCCCTGACCGCTTTTGCTCAGTTTCTGACCCGGTATTTTGCTGACCGGTTTGTGGATAAATATGGCCCGCGTCTTGTTGCGGGGCTATGTGTATGGATCATGATGGCCGGTGCTGTTCTGGTGGCAACAGCACCTGTCTGGCCCCTAGCCTTGCTGGGGTTCACCTGTTTAGGGGCAGGCTCATCTGTGATTTTTCCGCTCGCTATGTCCGCCGCTGCCCAACTCCAGGACCGGCCGGCCGCAGTAAATGTCGCATCCCTTGCACAGATATCTTTTGTAGTGTTTTTATTATCCCCTCCCATATTGGGGCTGGTGGCCGAACATATTGGCATTCGCCATGCCTTTGCGATATGCCTGCCTCTGACCATCCTCAGCCTGTTCAGCCTGCGCGGGCTGGCAGCAAAACCTCGTCCTTCTGCTGAATAACAAAGCATCGTGACGCCGTCTTATGGTGATGCTATTCTGCAATCCTGATGAAATTGTTTCCGTACAGCCCAGCGGGCTGCCTCAATAAGGAGACCAGACGTGGACACACATCTTCTCTCACAACAATCATCCGGGGGGCTGACAGAAGCCAGCAGTGACATAAACAGGTTTCGCGAATTAACAGCGCGCACAACCACATCTGATGACGCGCCGCTTGCTGTCGATATTCAGCATAATATTCCCCTTTATGACGGTCATTTTGTGAATTCAGCTGCTGTGGACACAAACAGCCGCCAGGCTTTACTGTCAGAATGGGCTGATATTCTGGCAACTGGCGCTGGTATCATTGTGATTAAGAACGGCCTTTCCAAACATGATATTCTTGATCAGGCCAGCCAGATTTTTGAAGAAATCATTACCGCTGAACAGGCAGCATCTGGCGGCGGTGGCGATCATTTTGCCAAAGCAGGGGCAAATGACCGCATTTGGAATGCATTGGAAAAGCATTGTCTTGTTGATCCCCGTAATTTTGCCGACTATTATGCGTCTCACGGCATTGCAATGGCGGCTGAGGCCTGGCTTGGCCCTTTCTATCAGATGACGGCTCAGGTTAACCGCGTTAACCCCGGCGGTGCGGCACAATCCCCTCATCGTGATTATCATTTAGGCTTTATGACAACCGAACAGGCCGCTGCCTGGCCAGCTCACGCACATCGGCTGTCTCCTTATTTAACCTTGCAAGTGGCGGTGGCGCATTGTGATATGCCCCTTGAAAGTGGACCGACCCAGCTGCTGCCATTCTCGCAGACCTTCACCGCAGGCTATCTGGCCGTCTCGCAGCCGGAATTCCAGAAGCATTTTGCTGAAAACTTTGTACAAATTCCGCTGGATAAAGGCGATTTACTGTTTTTCAACCCGGCCGTCATGCATGCCGCAGGTCAGAATACCTCAACAGATATTTACCGCATGGCCAATCTGCTTCAGGTCTCTTCTGCCTTTGGACGGGCAATGGAGGCAGTTGACCGCCAGGCGATGTCTCTTGCCCTTTATCCGGTTTTGCTGGAGGCTCATTCATCCGGCCATCTGTCCCGTGCTGAAATAGATAATGTGATTGCATCATCTGCAGAAGGCTACGCCTTTCCGACCAGCCTTGACCGGGACCCGCCGGTTGGTGGGCTCGCGCCAAAGACACAAGCTCTGTTCGTCAGAGAGGCCCTGAATGAGCACCAGACAACTGAACAGCTTCACTCAGCGCTTGAGGCGCTAAAACGCCGCCAATATGGCTAGCTTTTCGGTGTATTGACCCAGCCCTCAGCACCTGTTTTCACAAAACTTCCGGCGTTTAACTCCCGGAAAGCTTCCTGCAGCTCTGCCCTTGTATTCATGACAATCGGGCCGTGCCAGGCAACAGGCTCACGCAATGGCGCACCAGAAATCAGCAAGAACCGCACCCCTTGCTCTCCTGCGACAACTTCAACCTCGTCACCATCACCAAACACCACCAGAGTGCGGTTGCCGGACTGGTCTCTGATTTTCAGCTCGTCACCATTAAATTCTTTTTCAACATTAACGCCAAACGGGGCTGTTGCATTGCTGAACTGAGCAGAACCGTCAAAAATATACGCAAATCCTTGTCTGCGGGTATCAAACGGAAACCGTTTTTTCACATTCGGCAACAGCGTGACATCCAGATAGGTCGGATCTGTATCAATACCATCTACCGGCCCGCGATAGCCGCGGTAATCACCGGCGATGACCCGAATATGGGTTCCATCATCATCTGTAAGCGAATTGATATCGCCTGATTTGATATCCTGATAGCGCGGTGTGCACATTTTCTGATCACGCGGCAAATTGGCCCAGAGCTGAAAACCATGCATCTGGCCTTGTGCGTTACCAGACGGCATTTCCTGATGGATAATTCCTGAACCAGCAGTCATCCATTGCACATCACCACCACTCAGCACACCGCGATTACCCAAAGAGTCCGCATGTTCGACATTCCCTTTCAGCACATAGGTGATGGTTTCAATACCGCGATGCGGATGCCAGGGAAAACCGCTTTCATACTTTTCCGGATCATCATTGCGAAAATCATCCATCATCAAGAACGGATCGAACGGCTCAGTCTCGCCAAACCCAAAAACACGATGCAGATGAACCCCTGCCCCTTCCATGGTTGGCCGGGCCTGACTGCTGAATTTCACAGGACGAATGGACACAACAAACACTCCTTCACTTCTTTTCCTTTACCCATCTGGGCTGTGGGTGAAAAATTTCAATATAACAAAGCTGAAATTACACCATTTCTGCCAGATAAAAAAACGATGAAAAACCTTATCCAGCGCATCTGACCATGGGCTTTGCACGTAAAGACAATCATCATCATGCCTCCAGCCTGTCGCTGAGGGTTAATCAGGAGATATAAATGACAGAAGCAAATACATGCGGTTGCGGGCGCAGCCCAACAGGTAAGTGCTGTGGCTGGCACAATCTGAGCGAAGAGCAATATGCAGAGAAAAAAGCCCATTGGGAAGCAAAGCAAGCTGAAAAAAAGGCTGGCTGAATATAAAAAAAGAGGCTGAGTGCCGTTAGAAGGTAAAAGATAAGCACAGCACTCAGCATATCTTCTCTTGCAAACTGATTGCCAATTTCAAAAAAACTTCACCCTTTGGTGAGGTTTTTTCTTGCCTATGTCTGATTTTGCGCAAACATCATGCCCTCTTTACCAGATTTACTTCCTGGCTTTGAGATGCCGTCTGATTTTGCTGATAATAAAAGCAGCAAACAGCACTACCCCCGCCAGAATAAAGGTGTCCGCATGCGACACACGCTCACCACTGAACAATGCGCCAATTGTTGAAAAAACATCCATAAAGCCAGTCCTCCTCTGCCCGCGAGCATAGGCTATTCACCTGATGATGAAAAGAGGCGGCTCTACTGCATCAGAAAAGTGACAATACAGCTTCAGGCGGACGGCCAATAACTGCCTTGTCTCCTGACACCACAATCGGCCGCTCAATAACTTTTGGATAACGGACCATTAAAGAGACCTGCTCAGCTTCATCCATCTGGGCTACAGCGGAAAAATGCGCCTTATATTCGGCCTCATTCTTACGCAACAGGTCTGCAGCAGTAAGACCCAATTTACCCAGAATGTCTGTTAATTCAAATGTCGTTGGCGGTGTCTGCAGATAGAAAATAACATGCGGCTCTGCCCCCTTGGCTTTTATCAGGTCCAGAGTTTGCCTCGATTTACTGCATCTTGGGTTATGATAAATGGTCAGCTTGTCCATAATAAACCTCATAAAGCTGCTGTATAGTGATGAAACCGATCTGCACTGATGTTCGAACCACACGCCAGAACACCAACCTTCTTTCCGCACAGCTCAGCGCGCAAAGGCCCTAACGCTGCACCCAACGACGCTGCACAAGCAGGCTCAACAAATAAATTTAACCGATCGCGCATCTGCAGCATGGTCTCTGCCATAATCTGATCATCAATCGTGATGACCTCATCAACATGGGCTCTTGCCAGCTCAAAAGACTCTCTCAGGGCTGACGGCGCGCCTAGGCTGTCTGCAATGGTTTGCACAGACGTCAGGGCTTCTGGGCGGCCAGAAGCAAAGCTTCGGTGCAGGCTGTTTGCGCCCTGCGGTTCAACCCCGATAATTTTTGTGTCCGGGCTGACCTGTTTGATCGCTGCCGCCATGCCGGCGATCATACCACCGCCACCAACTGGCAGCACAACAATTTCCAGCTGAGGCGCATCTTCAATAAATTCAGCCCCACATGTGGCAGCCCCAAAAGCCATATTCACATCATTAAAAGGGTGCAGGATTTTTCGCCCCTCTTTTATGGCCACCTCGTCCAGCAGCGCGGCAGCAGCAGCGATATCCTCAGCCAACACGACATCTGCGCTTAAGTCCTGACAGCCCCGAATGCGCAGCGGGTCGGCTGTTTTCGGCATAATCACCTTTGCCGACACACCGCAATGTTGTGATGCCCAGGACACAGCCAGCGCATGATTACCGCCACTGAATGTCGCCACACCGGATTTGGCCTGTTCAGCCTCAAGCCAGTCTACCCCAAGCAATGCACCTCTGGCTTTGAATGACCCTGTATGCTGAAATAGCTCCAGCTTCATGAACAGCTCGCTATCCTCTGGCAGCAGGGCCGCAATTTTACTTCCCCGCAAGGGCAAAACAGGCGTTCTGATGATCCGCCCTGTCAGGGATTGCCGCACCTCGTCCAGCTGTTGAATGTCAAACCCTTGCATCTTGAACCCTACTCACTTTTCTTAACACAATGACGCGGTCAGCCGCTTATAAGCGTCATCTGTGAACGCCAGCTCCTCATCGTTTTTTATATCAAACAAGGATCGGTCAATTTTTGACAGCGCCCCCAGATAGACATGGATGGCTTCAGACGCTGTATCACTGATACAGGTGACGCCATGAATAAAATCAGCAGCCAGGCTGATCACATCTCCGGGACTGACATCTATTTGCTCTGTTCGTTCTAAACGGCCCTGTTCTGTGCGGGTAAATACGTCATTTCGCTCAATCCCCCGAAACACACCAATTGTGGCTGACATCAGGTGATTATGCGGGGGCACACTCTGACCAGGCGCAAACCGGCAGAACCAAATCGACACAGTCTCATCTTCAAATAAAATGACATCATTTTCTTCAAAATCCGGGGTATAGGCTGCGGCCTGCTCGGGATCGGTCACAAAGGCCTGCAACACTGACCTTACAGCCTGTTCAGCATTTTGTGAGTGAGCAGCTTCAATTATCTTCTGCAGCAAGTCATCCATTACCCTTATATCCTCAGCTTTCGCACGAACGCCGCGTTTAAATACTGACCAAACCTCGCATAGACGGCAAATGACGACAACAGATAGTTTGTCAAAAGCCAGACAAGACAAGACCGCATCAGCATGCTGATCCATTTGTCTTGTTGCTGTCTGTAAATTTTTCCAGCCACTACAGCCCTGCGGCATGACGCTTGCACCTATGCGCTTATGAAAAATTCAGATGATATATCCCCTCTTGATCCGATTGTGCTGACTGAACAAGCTATCCAGTGCCTGAGAGAGGGAAATCTGGACGAGGCTGCTCAATATTTAAAAATGGCCAAATCACAAATCACCGACAAATTGGCTTCCGGACATCCGCAGCCTTTACAGCGGCTTACATCAAAGGACATGATGAAACACTAATCCGCAATAAACTGCAAAATCCAGATGAACACTGGTGCCATGTGGCCTGTATAATGCAGATATTATCTTGCAGAACAGCCATTGATCTCAGAATATTTTCACCTCACAGACGCCATATCGTGAAACAGATTCATTTTTTGTTCAGATTGTGCTGTCAATCCTGTCACTCTGTGACCAGTAAGCTTGGGGAGACAAGCAATATGCGAAAACAGGGGATACGTTGCCTCCTGTGCACAGCTCCTTTCCTTGAGGCCGTGCCTCCCCGTCTTACCCTATAGCGCTGTGTTCTTCGTTTGACTCGTTTAGGGGGGAAGACGACACAGCCCCGGGCGAGACCGACGTGAATGGCTTTTTGACCGCGTGAGCAACAAACGTGGCGCCGAAACTTGGACATTCATGACGGTCTCGCTCTTATTTCCGGCTGGTCTCCAGCGAGATTTTTGCGGCGTTCCCGACAGAAACTGCAGATAAATGTTAAACCTTCGCCTGTTTTGTGCCGT
This genomic stretch from SAR116 cluster alpha proteobacterium HIMB100 harbors:
- a CDS encoding glutaredoxin-dependent arsenate reductase (PFAM: ArsC family~TIGRFAM: arsenate reductase (glutaredoxin)), which gives rise to MDKLTIYHNPRCSKSRQTLDLIKAKGAEPHVIFYLQTPPTTFELTDILGKLGLTAADLLRKNEAEYKAHFSAVAQMDEAEQVSLMVRYPKVIERPIVVSGDKAVIGRPPEAVLSLF
- a CDS encoding tetratricopeptide repeat protein (PFAM: Tetratricopeptide repeat), coding for MFLLPIFLLTFICLLNNGPLRADQTDPRLPGLFNSLKDAPNAKAAKTTADRIWRIWSENPENQLLTKVLNQGVMQMNAGRLREAERLFTSVIEADPDFAEAWNKRATVYFIMGAYDLSKRDIAQTIAREPQHFGALSGLGLVETHIGNYEAALKAYEQAAAIHPFMEGHEDIVSALKKLVKGTAL
- a CDS encoding putative metal-dependent enzyme of the double-stranded beta helix superfamily → MPQGCSGWKNLQTATRQMDQHADAVLSCLAFDKLSVVVICRLCEVWSVFKRGVRAKAEDIRVMDDLLQKIIEAAHSQNAEQAVRSVLQAFVTDPEQAAAYTPDFEENDVILFEDETVSIWFCRFAPGQSVPPHNHLMSATIGVFRGIERNDVFTRTEQGRLERTEQIDVSPGDVISLAADFIHGVTCISDTASEAIHVYLGALSKIDRSLFDIKNDEELAFTDDAYKRLTASLC
- a CDS encoding protein involved in biosynthesis of mitomycin antibiotics/polyketide fumonisin (PFAM: Phytanoyl-CoA dioxygenase (PhyH)); this translates as MDTHLLSQQSSGGLTEASSDINRFRELTARTTTSDDAPLAVDIQHNIPLYDGHFVNSAAVDTNSRQALLSEWADILATGAGIIVIKNGLSKHDILDQASQIFEEIITAEQAASGGGGDHFAKAGANDRIWNALEKHCLVDPRNFADYYASHGIAMAAEAWLGPFYQMTAQVNRVNPGGAAQSPHRDYHLGFMTTEQAAAWPAHAHRLSPYLTLQVAVAHCDMPLESGPTQLLPFSQTFTAGYLAVSQPEFQKHFAENFVQIPLDKGDLLFFNPAVMHAAGQNTSTDIYRMANLLQVSSAFGRAMEAVDRQAMSLALYPVLLEAHSSGHLSRAEIDNVIASSAEGYAFPTSLDRDPPVGGLAPKTQALFVREALNEHQTTEQLHSALEALKRRQYG
- a CDS encoding acetyltransferase (GNAT) family protein (PFAM: Acetyltransferase (GNAT) family) — protein: MTAQFRVRPVHSTEADHLLHLSDAYMHSLYPAESNHLVSPDELRQKAIIFLGGFCDQTCVGCVALMAGHKPGHAEVKRLFIKQDARDHGFARKLMEQLESAAVQQHISCLQLETGIHQPASHALYVSMGYQQIPPFGAYQADPLSMFFEKQLS
- a CDS encoding threonine dehydratase (PFAM: Pyridoxal-phosphate dependent enzyme) gives rise to the protein MQGFDIQQLDEVRQSLTGRIIRTPVLPLRGSKIAALLPEDSELFMKLELFQHTGSFKARGALLGVDWLEAEQAKSGVATFSGGNHALAVSWASQHCGVSAKVIMPKTADPLRIRGCQDLSADVVLAEDIAAAAALLDEVAIKEGRKILHPFNDVNMAFGAATCGAEFIEDAPQLEIVVLPVGGGGMIAGMAAAIKQVSPDTKIIGVEPQGANSLHRSFASGRPEALTSVQTIADSLGAPSALRESFELARAHVDEVITIDDQIMAETMLQMRDRLNLFVEPACAASLGAALGPLRAELCGKKVGVLACGSNISADRFHHYTAAL
- a CDS encoding Major Facilitator Superfamily transporter (PFAM: Major Facilitator Superfamily), with the protein product MGLSEGELGLSLVGAPLGVQLSLLAANHLVARFSLAKVMIIGLGLIMAAYVGTAFASTPAIFFMLLFVMGLSVGILEVAVNLEADRVEYGLKQRIMNRAHAFWSLGFFATGLLGAVMAQLGISVLAHFVIFGVAVLVLTVLGFSGYVQAPLRPTAETATPKFVKPTAAIMVLVCLTLSAMLAEGSAIEWSVIYMRDVFATLPLVNGMALALTAFAQFLTRYFADRFVDKYGPRLVAGLCVWIMMAGAVLVATAPVWPLALLGFTCLGAGSSVIFPLAMSAAAQLQDRPAAVNVASLAQISFVVFLLSPPILGLVAEHIGIRHAFAICLPLTILSLFSLRGLAAKPRPSAE
- a CDS encoding Pirin-related protein (PFAM: Pirin C-terminal cupin domain; Pirin); this encodes MSIRPVKFSSQARPTMEGAGVHLHRVFGFGETEPFDPFLMMDDFRNDDPEKYESGFPWHPHRGIETITYVLKGNVEHADSLGNRGVLSGGDVQWMTAGSGIIHQEMPSGNAQGQMHGFQLWANLPRDQKMCTPRYQDIKSGDINSLTDDDGTHIRVIAGDYRGYRGPVDGIDTDPTYLDVTLLPNVKKRFPFDTRRQGFAYIFDGSAQFSNATAPFGVNVEKEFNGDELKIRDQSGNRTLVVFGDGDEVEVVAGEQGVRFLLISGAPLREPVAWHGPIVMNTRAELQEAFRELNAGSFVKTGAEGWVNTPKS